Proteins encoded within one genomic window of Ailuropoda melanoleuca isolate Jingjing chromosome 16, ASM200744v2, whole genome shotgun sequence:
- the ASCL2 gene encoding achaete-scute homolog 2 — translation MDSCALLRPAPSTPGISGGCTTRRRPTSPELLRCSRRRRPGATETGGGAAAVARRNERERNRVKLVNLGFQALRQHVPHGGASKKLSKVETLRSAVEYIRALQRLLAEHDAVRAALAEGLLAPAARPPASCGPPGTPAASAAVASPSCASSSPGRGGSSEPGSPRSAYSSEDSGCEGALSPVERELLDFSSWLGGY, via the coding sequence ATGGACAGCTGCGCGCTGCTCCGGCCCGCGCCCTCCACGCCTGGCATCTCCGGCGGCTGCACCACTCGGCGGCGACCCACATCCCCAGAGCTGCTGCGATGCAGCCGGCGGCGACGGCCGGGCGCTACGGAGACCGGGGGTGGCGCGGCGGCTGTGGCGCGGCGCAATGAGCGCGAGCGCAACCGCGTGAAGCTGGTGAACTTGGGGTTCCAGGCGCTGCGGCAGCACGTGCCGCACGGCGGCGCCAGCAAGAAGTTGAGTAAGGTGGAGACGCTGCGCTCAGCCGTGGAGTATATCCGCGCGCTGCAACGCCTGCTGGCCGAGCACGATGCTGTGCGTGCCGCGCTGGCCGAGGGGCTGCTGGCGCCAGCCGCGAGGCCCCCCGCGTCCTGCGGGCCTCCCGGGACCCCCGCCGCCTCCGCCGCCGTCGCCTCGCCTTCTTGCGCTTCGTCGTCCCCGGGCCGCGGGGGCAGCTCGGAGCCCGGCTCGCCGCGCTCCGCCTACTCCTCAGAAGACAGCGGCTGCGAGGGCGCGCTTAGCCCAGTGGAGCGCGAGCTGCTCGACTTCTCCAGCTGGTTAGGGGGCTACTGA